In Gemmatimonadaceae bacterium, the sequence GTCAACGCCGTGCTGGTATCGGCGGCGTGCTACTCGGTGTTCGTGCTCGTGCCGTTCGGGCGGTTGGTGGTGGCCGACGTGGTGCTGTACTCCCTGGCCCTGTTCCTGGAGTTCGGCTCGCTCATCGCGCTGCGCCGCCGCGAGCCCGGCCTGCGCGGCGCGTTCCGCATTCCCGTCGGCCGGGGCGGCGTGATCGCCCTGGCCGTCGTGCCTATGAGTATTCTGTTATTTCTGGTGTACGAGGGGCTGGTCGGGGGTGACTACGCCTGGCCGGCGCTGGCCGGCAGCGCGGGGGCCGTCGCGTGCGGTCCCCTGTGGTTCTACTTCGCGGCCCGTACGCCGCGCGGCGCCCGCCGGCTTCAGGGCCGCTTGTAGGCCGTCCCGTCCTCCATCACGAACGCCACCCGCCGGGTGGCGGTGATGTCCCGCGTCGGGTCGCCGTGCGCGATGGTATTCACGCCGGCATCGATCCGGGTAGGGAGATCGTGGCCGGCACCGCCGCGCCGAACAGCACGAACACGGCCGGCAGCATCGAGAACGGACGATCGAGACGCACGAAACTACCCCTGAATCAGGAAGGCGCAGGGGTGAGCACCGGGAGCCCGGCCGCCGTCCAGGCGTCGTACCCTCCGGTCATCGGGGTCACGTTCGCAAAACCTCGCCCAACGAGCACGCTGGCGCCAATCACGGCCCGGCTGCCGGCGTGGCACTGCACGATCACCGGGTCCTCCCGCGAGGCCGCGGCAGCCCAGTCGGCCAGGTCGCCCAGTGCCACGCCGATCGACCCGGGGATCACGCCCGCCTCGCGCTCGCCGGCGCCACGCACGTCCACGAGACGCGGAGGCCGCCTTCCCGCCAACCGCCGCCGCACCTCGGCCAGGTCGGCCCGGTCGAGGGTGGCCACCGGAGACCCCGATCGGCGCCGCGCCGCGAGCACCTCCGCCGCCACCGCCCATCCCGCCACGCGGTCAAAGCCGATGAGCCGCAGCCGCTGGACGAGGGGCGACACGTCGCTGGCGTTGTCGACCAGCACCACCACCGGCGCTTCCTCGGGGGCCACGGTGCCGAAATAGCCGCTGAACGATTTCGACTTTGGTACACAGATCGCGCCGGGCACGAACCCCGTGCAGAACGCGGCCGACGGTCGGGTGTCGATCACCAGGACGCCGCCGCGGATGGCCGCGTCCACCTCGCCGGCGTCGAGGCGCCGCGTCAGGTCCCCGGTCGGCGCCGCAGGCGCACCGTCGCGGTTCACGCGCTTCATGCGGGCGAAGTAACGCGGCGGCTCGGGCTGCGCGGCGAGGATCTCGCGCACGAATGCCGTCTCGTCGGTCTGGCGCAGCGCCGCGTTGACCAGCCGCTCGTAACCCAGCGTGGACTGAGGCATCGCGCCCAGCGCCTTGCCGCAGGCCGATCCCGCGCCGTGCCCGGGCCACAGTTGCAGATGGTCGGGGAGCGACGCGGTGCGGCGCAGCGACGCGAACAGCTGCCGCGCCGAGGTGTCCATCGTGCCGGCCACGTGCGCCGCGCGCTCGAGCAGGTCGGGGCGCCCCACGTCGCCCACGAAAATGAAATCGCCGCTCAACATGCCGACCGGCTGATCGGACACCGCCGTGTCGGTGACGAGAAAGGACAGATGTTCCGGGGTGTGTCCGGGGGTGTGCAGCGCGGTGAGGTGGATCGCGCCGACGTGGATCTCGTCGTTGTCGTGAACAAGCGTCGCACCGTCAGGCACCCGGTACTGCCAATCCGGTCCCCCCTCCGCCGACACCAGCAGGCGGGCACCCGTGGCGGCCGCCAACGCCCGCACCCCCGACACGAAGTCGGCGTGGATGTGGGTTTCCGTCACGTGCGTGATGGCGAGACCCTCGTCTTGCGCGGCGTCGATGTATCGCTGGATGTCCAGATTGGGATCCACGACAACGGCTTCGTGCGTGGCCTCGCAGCCGAGCAGATAGCCGGCCTGCGCCAATTCGTCGTCGTACAGGCGTCGAAGAATCATGGAATTTGGGGAGGTGATGCCTCGGCCAATCTAGCCGGCGGTAGCGCCGCGACGCCATGCGCCTCTGGCGCGCCCGGCGCACGGATGAGACGTTTCGTGCGCCGCTCCGGATTGCGCTCCCCCCATCGCCCTCTGCCGAGGTCGTCCCGTCATGCGCCGAGTCTTCCCCTCCGTCTCGTGGTCTTCTGCCGTCGCACTGCTCGCGGTCGCCGCGTCGGCCGCCGCCGCGCAAGCGCCCAAACGCCCGCTCACGCCAGCCGACTGGGACCACTGGCGCTCGATCACCGGCACCGCGATTTCGCCGGATGGCAAGTGGGTGGCGTACTCACTCACCCCCCAGGTGGGCGACGGCGAATTCGTCGTGCGCAGCACGGTTGGCCCCATCGAATACAGGGTGCCCCGCGGATTCATCGGGCGGCCCAACGTGACGCCGGGCTCTACCGGCCGCGGCGGCGGCCAGCCCGCCGGACGCATCGCGGCCGACTCGCGGTTCGCGGCCGTGCTGACGTACGCGCCGATGACGGCCTTCGATTCGGCGCGCCACAGTGGGCGGGGCGGCCGTCCCGGGCGGCCGCCCAAGTCGAAGCTCGCCATCATCGATCTCGCCACCGGGCACGTGACCATGATCGACGACGTGCGAGGCTTCGAGATGCCCGCCGACGCCGGCGGATGGATCGCGTATCAGCTCGACTCCGGCGATTCGACCGCCGGCGGTGGAAACGCGGCTGGGGAACCCGCAGGCGGGGGTGGCGGCCGCGGAGGTGGTCGGGGCGGTGTATCGCCGGTGGCTGAAGCGGGCCCGAGCGGGCGGCGCAAGCTTCCCGGGAGCACGCTGGTGCTGCGCGACCTTGCCACGGGTGCGGAAACGCGTATCGACAGCGTCACGACGTACGCCTTCGACGACAGTGCGAAGTGGCTCGGGTACGTCGTCTCGACCCGCGGCGGGGAGGGGGATGGCGCGTTCGTGCGCGTTCCTGGGAAGGACGCCCCCATCGCGCTCATGACGGGCAAGGGTGACTACCGGGGCCTGTCGTTCGATCGTG encodes:
- a CDS encoding MBL fold metallo-hydrolase, with product MILRRLYDDELAQAGYLLGCEATHEAVVVDPNLDIQRYIDAAQDEGLAITHVTETHIHADFVSGVRALAAATGARLLVSAEGGPDWQYRVPDGATLVHDNDEIHVGAIHLTALHTPGHTPEHLSFLVTDTAVSDQPVGMLSGDFIFVGDVGRPDLLERAAHVAGTMDTSARQLFASLRRTASLPDHLQLWPGHGAGSACGKALGAMPQSTLGYERLVNAALRQTDETAFVREILAAQPEPPRYFARMKRVNRDGAPAAPTGDLTRRLDAGEVDAAIRGGVLVIDTRPSAAFCTGFVPGAICVPKSKSFSGYFGTVAPEEAPVVVLVDNASDVSPLVQRLRLIGFDRVAGWAVAAEVLAARRRSGSPVATLDRADLAEVRRRLAGRRPPRLVDVRGAGEREAGVIPGSIGVALGDLADWAAAASREDPVIVQCHAGSRAVIGASVLVGRGFANVTPMTGGYDAWTAAGLPVLTPAPS